A genomic segment from Dechloromonas denitrificans encodes:
- the chrA gene encoding chromate efflux transporter, whose protein sequence is MTSPLTDNNDPHAMQAAEVSLWQAFMFWLKLGFISFGGPAGQIAIMHQELVEHRRWISERRFLHALNYCMVLPGPEAQQLATYIGWLMHRTWGGIIAGGLFVLPSLFILIGLSWVYIAFGDMPLVAGLFYGIKPAVTAIVVQAAHRIGSRALKNNVLWAIAAASFVAIFALNVPFPAIVAVAAAIGYCGGRIAPGKFQAGGGHGQSHKSFGRALIDNDTPTPEHALFAWHKMIKVALIGCLLWLVPMGMLTAACGWEHTLTQMGWFFTKAALLTFGGAYAVLPYVYQGAVGGYGWLSPTQMIDGLALGETTPGPLIMVVTFVGFIGGYQSAEMRAAFGPDGLFLAGAVAATLVTWFTFLPSFVFILMGGPFIETTHNDLKFTAPLTAITAAVVGVILNLALFFGYHVLWPKGFEGSFEWVSALIALAAAIALLRFKANVIHVIAGCAVIGFALKTLGY, encoded by the coding sequence ATGACCTCGCCCCTGACCGACAACAACGACCCGCATGCAATGCAAGCCGCCGAGGTCAGCCTCTGGCAAGCCTTCATGTTCTGGCTGAAGCTTGGCTTCATCAGCTTTGGTGGCCCGGCCGGGCAGATCGCCATCATGCACCAGGAGCTGGTCGAGCACCGCCGCTGGATATCGGAACGCCGTTTCCTGCACGCGCTCAACTATTGCATGGTGCTGCCGGGGCCGGAGGCCCAACAGTTGGCCACCTACATTGGCTGGCTGATGCACCGCACCTGGGGCGGCATTATTGCCGGCGGCCTGTTCGTGCTGCCTTCGCTGTTCATCCTGATCGGCTTGTCATGGGTCTATATCGCCTTCGGCGACATGCCGCTGGTCGCCGGCCTGTTCTACGGCATCAAGCCAGCCGTCACCGCCATCGTCGTTCAGGCGGCACACCGTATTGGCTCGCGCGCCTTGAAAAACAATGTGCTGTGGGCCATTGCCGCAGCCTCCTTTGTCGCCATCTTTGCCCTCAATGTCCCGTTCCCGGCCATCGTCGCAGTTGCCGCAGCGATTGGTTACTGCGGTGGACGCATCGCACCGGGCAAATTCCAGGCCGGCGGCGGACATGGCCAGAGCCATAAATCCTTCGGCCGGGCGTTGATCGACAACGATACGCCAACCCCGGAACATGCCTTGTTCGCCTGGCACAAGATGATCAAGGTTGCACTGATCGGCTGCCTCCTGTGGCTGGTCCCGATGGGCATGCTGACGGCCGCTTGCGGTTGGGAACACACCCTGACGCAGATGGGCTGGTTTTTCACCAAGGCAGCGCTACTGACCTTCGGTGGCGCTTATGCCGTGCTGCCTTACGTCTATCAAGGGGCGGTCGGTGGCTATGGCTGGTTGTCCCCAACCCAGATGATCGACGGTCTGGCACTCGGCGAAACGACGCCAGGACCGTTGATCATGGTCGTCACTTTCGTCGGCTTCATCGGAGGCTACCAAAGTGCAGAAATGCGCGCCGCATTCGGCCCGGACGGCCTGTTTCTGGCCGGCGCCGTCGCCGCCACGCTGGTCACCTGGTTCACCTTCCTGCCGTCCTTCGTATTCATCCTGATGGGTGGCCCATTCATCGAAACGACCCACAACGACCTGAAATTCACCGCACCGCTAACAGCCATTACTGCTGCAGTGGTCGGCGTCATCCTGAACCTGGCCTTGTTCTTCGGTTATCACGTCCTATGGCCGAAGGGGTTCGAAGGTTCGTTTGAGTGGGTATCAGCACTGATTGCGCTGGCTGCCGCAATTGCCCTGCTCCGCTTCAAGGCGAACGTCATTCATGTAATTGCCGGCTGCGCCGTGATCGGCTTTGCACTGAAAACACTGGGGTATTGA
- a CDS encoding chromate resistance protein ChrB domain-containing protein: MNTWIALITSLPTENATARMRAWRSLKASGAAVLRDGVYLMPERPDCRATLNTVATEIREAAGSALMTRLDEPDNGNFIALFDRSADFASLQSDIALAHDGLNAGSANEIQKQARKLRKAFTHLAAIDFFPGEAQKQVDESLRQLEQRTARSLSPDEPHPVDQAIVRLSRQDYQGRLWATRQRPWVDRLACAWLIRRLIDPHAEIRWLATPADCPAEALGFDFDGARFTHAGARVSFEVLLASFDLQTPALQRLGALVHFLDVGGIQPPEAAGIESILAGLRDTIPDDDRLLAIASNIFDGLLSTFEKDRPS, translated from the coding sequence ATGAACACATGGATTGCACTGATCACCAGCCTGCCCACCGAAAACGCCACGGCACGCATGCGCGCCTGGCGCAGCCTCAAAGCCTCCGGTGCTGCGGTTCTCCGGGATGGCGTCTACCTGATGCCGGAGCGACCGGATTGCCGGGCAACGCTGAACACGGTTGCTACGGAAATTCGTGAGGCGGCAGGAAGCGCGCTGATGACTCGCCTTGACGAGCCCGACAATGGCAATTTCATCGCGCTGTTCGACCGCAGCGCCGATTTTGCGAGCCTGCAGAGCGACATTGCGCTGGCCCATGACGGACTGAATGCAGGCTCAGCCAACGAGATCCAGAAGCAGGCGCGCAAACTGCGCAAAGCGTTCACCCATCTGGCAGCGATTGATTTTTTCCCCGGCGAAGCCCAGAAACAGGTCGACGAATCATTGCGCCAACTCGAACAACGGACAGCCCGCTCCTTGTCGCCCGATGAACCGCATCCGGTCGATCAAGCCATCGTCCGCTTGAGTCGGCAGGATTACCAGGGACGGCTCTGGGCAACCCGGCAACGCCCCTGGGTCGACCGGCTGGCCTGTGCCTGGTTGATCCGTCGGCTCATCGACCCGCATGCCGAAATCCGCTGGCTGGCGACACCGGCGGATTGCCCCGCCGAGGCGCTGGGCTTCGATTTCGACGGTGCCCGGTTCACGCATGCCGGCGCCCGTGTCAGCTTCGAAGTGCTGCTGGCCAGCTTCGATCTGCAAACACCGGCCCTGCAACGACTAGGGGCCTTGGTCCATTTTCTTGACGTGGGCGGCATACAGCCGCCGGAAGCCGCCGGCATCGAAAGCATACTGGCCGGTTTGCGCGACACCATTCCCGACGACGATCGGCTTCTGGCCATCGCCAGCAACATTTTCGACGGATTGCTCAGCACCTTCGAGAAAGACCGGCCATCATGA
- the pbpC gene encoding penicillin-binding protein 1C has translation MLLLALPLPALALPGFAEVKAGYRTSDATLLARDGQPLHRLRLDKSVRRLDWTPLKEISPALLRAVIVSEDKRFMEHDGIDWQAAGKAAWTNFWGGRTRGASTLTMQLAGLLDEDGQRRGRRSFLGKISQSTAALRLEGFWRKQEIAEAYLNLVSFRGELVGVGAMSRQLFGKWPHGLDEREAALAAALLRSPNAAPALVVKRACNLLKEMNRAGECEGLDGFATQALSGNLRSTEVDRSELPQSAPHLARKLLKQPGEQIRSSLDADLQQFAGDALRRHLTALRRQNVEDGAVLVLDNASGEILAWVGSSGDLSGAAEVDGVTALRQAGSTLKPFLYALAFERRNLTPASLLEDAPLTLDAGNGLYAPQNYEPDYKGWVSVRRALGGSLNVPAVKTLVRLGPERFHQRLKQTGFASLKESGDWYGYSLALGSADVSLLMLANAYRTLANAGQWGPLRATPGKTASPPPCQREGCSGVFNAPVRAVYSPASSFLIGHILSDRSARAGTFGLESWLATPYWTAAKTGTSKDMRDNWCAGWSRRYTVAVWVGNAGGSPMHDVSGVSGAAPVWREVMDWLHRGDARHGRSKIDSRPPSPPPGVVSRSIRFEPPREPAREEWFMAGTESSLIRAADNRALARIAYPAEGSIIALDPDIPPQHQRIPLRLSAPAGNHWRWQLDAQPLGPADRLKHWLPQPGKHRLTLHDAQNALIDSVTFEVRALRSRR, from the coding sequence GTGCTGCTGTTGGCACTCCCGCTGCCGGCGCTGGCCCTGCCCGGTTTTGCCGAGGTCAAGGCCGGCTACCGAACATCCGATGCCACGCTGCTGGCCCGCGACGGTCAGCCGCTGCACCGCTTGCGGCTCGACAAGTCGGTTCGTCGCCTGGACTGGACGCCACTCAAGGAAATCTCGCCGGCCCTGCTGCGCGCGGTGATTGTTTCCGAAGACAAACGCTTCATGGAGCACGACGGGATCGACTGGCAGGCGGCCGGCAAGGCGGCGTGGACCAACTTCTGGGGCGGCCGGACACGCGGCGCCAGCACGCTGACCATGCAACTGGCCGGACTGCTCGACGAAGATGGCCAACGGCGCGGTCGACGCAGCTTTTTGGGCAAAATCAGCCAGTCGACCGCAGCACTACGCCTGGAAGGTTTCTGGCGCAAACAGGAGATTGCCGAGGCCTATCTCAACCTGGTCAGCTTCCGCGGCGAACTGGTCGGGGTCGGGGCCATGAGCCGCCAACTGTTCGGCAAATGGCCGCACGGCCTCGACGAACGCGAAGCGGCCCTGGCCGCTGCCCTGCTCCGCTCGCCCAATGCCGCGCCGGCACTGGTCGTCAAACGCGCCTGCAATCTGCTCAAGGAAATGAACCGGGCCGGGGAATGCGAGGGACTCGACGGTTTTGCCACGCAGGCGCTGAGCGGAAATCTCCGATCGACCGAGGTCGACCGCAGCGAACTGCCGCAAAGCGCGCCCCATCTCGCCCGCAAACTGCTCAAACAGCCCGGCGAGCAAATTCGCTCAAGCCTCGATGCCGATTTGCAGCAATTTGCCGGCGATGCCTTGCGCCGCCACCTCACGGCACTGCGCCGGCAGAATGTGGAAGATGGCGCCGTGCTGGTGCTCGACAACGCCAGCGGTGAAATTCTCGCCTGGGTTGGATCAAGCGGCGATCTCTCCGGGGCCGCCGAGGTTGATGGGGTCACGGCGCTGCGCCAGGCCGGCTCGACGCTGAAACCTTTTCTCTACGCCCTGGCTTTCGAACGCCGCAACCTGACGCCGGCCTCGCTGCTTGAGGACGCGCCGCTGACGCTCGATGCCGGCAACGGCCTCTACGCCCCGCAAAACTACGAACCAGATTACAAAGGCTGGGTCTCGGTCCGCCGGGCCTTGGGCGGTTCGCTCAACGTCCCGGCGGTCAAGACACTGGTTCGCCTCGGGCCGGAACGCTTTCATCAGCGACTCAAGCAAACCGGCTTCGCAAGCCTGAAGGAGAGCGGCGACTGGTACGGCTACAGCCTGGCGCTCGGCTCGGCCGATGTTTCCTTGCTGATGCTGGCCAATGCCTACCGCACGTTGGCCAATGCCGGCCAGTGGGGGCCGCTGCGCGCCACGCCGGGCAAGACAGCCAGTCCGCCCCCCTGCCAGCGCGAAGGGTGCAGCGGCGTGTTCAACGCACCGGTTCGCGCGGTCTACAGCCCGGCCAGCAGTTTTTTGATCGGCCACATCCTGTCCGACCGCAGCGCCCGGGCCGGCACCTTCGGGCTGGAGTCGTGGCTGGCAACGCCCTACTGGACAGCCGCCAAGACCGGCACCAGCAAGGACATGCGCGACAACTGGTGCGCCGGCTGGTCACGCCGCTACACCGTCGCCGTCTGGGTCGGCAATGCCGGCGGCAGCCCGATGCACGATGTTTCCGGTGTCAGCGGCGCGGCGCCGGTCTGGCGCGAGGTGATGGACTGGCTGCATCGCGGCGATGCCCGGCACGGCCGCTCAAAAATCGACAGCCGCCCACCATCGCCACCGCCCGGTGTGGTCAGTCGCTCCATCCGCTTTGAGCCACCGCGCGAACCGGCACGCGAGGAGTGGTTCATGGCCGGCACCGAAAGCAGCCTGATCCGTGCGGCCGACAACCGTGCACTGGCCCGTATCGCCTACCCGGCCGAGGGCAGCATCATCGCGCTCGACCCGGATATTCCACCGCAGCACCAGCGCATCCCGCTGCGTCTCTCAGCCCCTGCTGGCAACCACTGGCGCTGGCAACTCGATGCACAACCGCTCGGCCCGGCCGACCGCCTCAAGCACTGGCTGCCGCAACCCGGCAAACACCGGCTGACCCTGCACGACGCGCAAAACGCCCTGATCGACAGCGTCACCTTCGAAGTCCGGGCCCTGCGCAGCCGTCGCTGA
- a CDS encoding NAD(P)/FAD-dependent oxidoreductase codes for MLRLTEIKLPLKKYTDDDLRNAIVERLAIAPVDLLNFTVFRRGYDARKRSNILFVFTLDVELKDEAAVVKRLKAANNDAHIGPTPDTRYKFVTQAPANLPSRPIVIGTGPCGLLAGLILAQMGFRPIILERGKAVRERTKDTWGLWRNHKLNPESNVQFGEGGAGTFSDGKLYSQIKDPQHHGRKVLEEFVKAGAPEEIIYVSKPHIGTFRLVKMVEAMRTTITELGGEIRFGSKVDRVIIENGQVEGVELAGGETIASQHVVLAIGHSARDTFQMLHEQGVYIEAKPFSIGFRVEHPQALIDKARFGPNAGNELLGAADYKLVHHCANGRSAYSFCMCPGGQVVAATSEEGRVVTNGMSQYSRAERNANAALVVNVNPEDFPGDFKINPLAGIDFQRQWESAAFVAGGSSYAAPAQRIGDFLAGRPSTALGEVDPSYQPGVHMTDLSSCVPPYVIEALREAIPAFEKQIRGFAMADAVLTGVETRTSSPIRITRNAECQSLNTRGLYPAGEGAGYAGGILSAAVDGIKVAEQVALSIVGQKSAG; via the coding sequence ATGCTGCGCCTGACAGAGATCAAGCTCCCGCTCAAGAAATACACCGACGACGATCTGCGTAACGCCATCGTCGAACGCCTGGCCATTGCCCCGGTCGACCTGCTGAATTTCACGGTTTTCCGCCGTGGTTACGATGCCCGCAAACGCAGCAACATCCTCTTCGTGTTCACGCTCGATGTCGAACTGAAGGACGAAGCTGCCGTCGTCAAGCGCCTCAAGGCGGCCAATAACGACGCCCACATCGGCCCGACACCGGACACCCGCTACAAATTCGTCACCCAGGCGCCAGCCAACCTGCCGAGCCGCCCGATCGTCATCGGCACCGGCCCCTGCGGCCTGCTGGCCGGGCTGATCCTGGCCCAGATGGGTTTTCGCCCGATCATCCTCGAACGCGGCAAGGCGGTGCGCGAGCGGACCAAGGACACCTGGGGCCTGTGGCGCAACCACAAGCTGAACCCGGAATCGAACGTCCAGTTCGGCGAAGGCGGCGCCGGCACTTTCTCGGATGGCAAGCTGTACAGCCAGATCAAGGACCCGCAGCACCACGGTCGCAAGGTGCTGGAAGAATTCGTCAAGGCCGGCGCGCCGGAAGAGATCATCTACGTCAGCAAGCCGCACATCGGCACCTTCCGGCTGGTCAAGATGGTCGAGGCGATGCGCACGACGATTACCGAACTGGGCGGTGAAATCCGCTTCGGCAGCAAGGTCGACCGCGTCATCATCGAGAACGGTCAAGTCGAAGGCGTCGAACTGGCCGGCGGCGAAACGATTGCCAGCCAGCATGTCGTGCTGGCGATCGGCCACAGCGCCCGCGACACTTTCCAGATGCTGCACGAGCAGGGCGTTTATATCGAAGCCAAGCCCTTCTCGATCGGCTTCCGCGTCGAACACCCGCAGGCGCTGATCGACAAGGCGCGTTTCGGCCCGAATGCTGGTAACGAACTGCTCGGCGCGGCCGACTACAAGCTGGTCCATCACTGCGCCAACGGCCGTTCGGCCTACAGTTTCTGCATGTGTCCCGGTGGTCAGGTGGTCGCGGCAACGTCCGAAGAAGGCCGCGTCGTGACCAACGGCATGAGCCAGTATTCGCGTGCCGAGCGCAATGCCAATGCGGCGCTCGTGGTGAACGTCAATCCCGAGGATTTCCCCGGTGATTTCAAGATCAATCCGCTGGCCGGCATCGATTTTCAGCGCCAGTGGGAGTCGGCCGCTTTCGTTGCCGGTGGCAGCAGCTATGCCGCGCCGGCCCAGCGTATCGGCGATTTTCTGGCTGGCCGGCCGTCGACCGCGCTGGGCGAGGTCGATCCGTCCTACCAGCCCGGCGTGCACATGACCGATCTGTCGAGTTGCGTGCCGCCTTACGTGATCGAAGCGCTGCGTGAGGCGATTCCGGCTTTCGAGAAGCAGATTCGCGGTTTCGCGATGGCCGATGCGGTGCTGACCGGCGTCGAGACGCGCACCTCGTCGCCGATCCGCATCACGCGCAATGCCGAGTGCCAGAGCCTGAACACGCGCGGCCTTTACCCGGCCGGCGAAGGTGCCGGTTACGCCGGCGGCATCCTGTCTGCTGCGGTCGACGGCATCAAGGTGGCCGAACAGGTGGCCTTGAGCATCGTCGGCCAGAAATCCGCCGGCTAA
- a CDS encoding MFS transporter gives MTRPTLTELFAQRQFMFFWLARLAGVFAQQMLMVALAWQMYDITGSAWDLGLVGLFQFVPALLLTLPAGHLVDRWRRGRIFAVCMLVQASVALLLVGGTQGGFMSRELILLLSVVLGAARAFQMPTQQALIPMLVPVHLLERAVTLGSTGMQAAVICGPALGGLLYVGGATVVYAASAGLLMVAFSLMFGVHEAHQPSTEPPGLRSILAGVEFVWNNKLLLGATSLDLFAVLLGGATALLPIFARDILHVGPEGLGLLRAAPAVGALLMSLALLRWPIQRRVGRWLFGSVGIFGLATVVFGLSNSFWLSLGALVFSGAADNISVVMRLTLVQLETPNEIRGRVSAVNSIFIGASNQLGEFESGATAALFGAVGSVVFGGVGTLLVAAGWIRLFPELAGRDRMVAGRSA, from the coding sequence ATGACCCGTCCCACACTGACCGAACTGTTCGCCCAGCGGCAATTCATGTTTTTCTGGCTGGCCCGTTTGGCCGGTGTTTTTGCCCAGCAAATGCTGATGGTTGCCCTGGCCTGGCAGATGTACGACATCACCGGAAGCGCCTGGGATCTCGGTCTGGTCGGGCTGTTCCAGTTTGTTCCCGCCCTGCTGCTGACCTTGCCGGCCGGCCATTTGGTCGACCGCTGGCGGCGCGGCCGGATTTTTGCCGTGTGCATGCTGGTGCAGGCCTCGGTGGCCTTGTTGCTGGTCGGCGGTACGCAAGGCGGGTTCATGTCGCGCGAGCTGATTTTGCTGCTGTCTGTCGTGCTCGGTGCGGCGCGTGCCTTCCAGATGCCGACCCAGCAGGCGCTGATTCCGATGCTGGTGCCGGTGCATCTGCTCGAACGTGCCGTGACGCTTGGCTCGACCGGCATGCAGGCTGCCGTTATCTGCGGCCCGGCTTTGGGCGGTTTGTTGTATGTCGGCGGGGCGACAGTGGTTTATGCCGCTTCGGCCGGCTTGCTGATGGTTGCTTTCAGCTTGATGTTCGGTGTGCACGAAGCGCACCAGCCTTCGACTGAACCGCCCGGCTTGCGCAGCATCCTGGCCGGCGTCGAGTTTGTCTGGAACAACAAGCTGCTGCTCGGTGCCACCTCGCTCGACCTGTTTGCCGTGCTGCTCGGCGGGGCGACGGCGCTGCTGCCGATTTTTGCCCGCGACATCCTGCATGTCGGGCCGGAAGGTTTGGGCCTGTTGCGCGCCGCCCCGGCAGTCGGGGCCTTGCTCATGTCGCTGGCCTTGCTGCGCTGGCCGATTCAGCGCCGGGTCGGTCGCTGGCTGTTTGGTTCGGTCGGCATATTCGGGCTGGCGACGGTGGTTTTCGGCCTGTCGAATTCGTTCTGGCTGTCGCTCGGCGCGCTGGTGTTCAGCGGAGCGGCCGATAACATCAGCGTCGTGATGCGCCTGACGCTGGTTCAGCTGGAAACGCCGAATGAAATTCGCGGCCGGGTTTCTGCCGTTAATTCGATTTTCATCGGGGCATCCAACCAGCTTGGCGAATTCGAGTCGGGAGCCACTGCGGCCTTGTTCGGTGCCGTTGGCTCGGTGGTTTTCGGCGGTGTCGGCACCTTGCTGGTAGCGGCTGGCTGGATCAGGTTGTTTCCCGAGCTGGCCGGGCGCGACCGGATGGTTGCCGGACGCTCAGCTTAG
- a CDS encoding DUF1415 domain-containing protein yields MPQTLTPYTDTTAAEQVLDETKTWLERAVIGLNLCPFAKSVFVKKQVRYALTAASTADELLAELERELTRLAETDPAELDTTLLIHPLAMTDFLDYHFFLAEVDALNRNLGYDGVFQIASLHPQYEFSGSEPDDIANFTNRSPYPTLHLLRESSIDRAVAAFPDAADIFERNIETMERLGHAGWKKLWLS; encoded by the coding sequence ATGCCCCAGACCCTGACGCCCTACACCGACACCACCGCCGCCGAGCAAGTCCTCGACGAAACAAAAACCTGGCTGGAACGCGCCGTGATCGGGCTGAATCTCTGTCCGTTCGCCAAAAGCGTTTTCGTCAAAAAGCAGGTTCGGTACGCGTTGACCGCAGCAAGTACGGCTGACGAATTGCTCGCCGAGCTGGAGCGCGAATTGACCCGTCTGGCCGAAACCGATCCGGCCGAACTGGATACCACGTTGCTGATCCACCCGCTGGCGATGACCGATTTTCTCGACTATCACTTTTTTCTCGCCGAGGTCGATGCACTGAACCGCAACCTCGGCTACGACGGTGTTTTCCAGATCGCCAGCCTGCACCCGCAGTACGAGTTTTCCGGCAGCGAACCGGACGACATCGCCAATTTCACCAACCGCTCGCCTTACCCGACCCTGCATCTTCTGCGCGAAAGCAGCATCGACCGGGCCGTTGCTGCCTTTCCCGATGCGGCGGACATTTTTGAACGCAATATCGAAACCATGGAACGGCTCGGCCACGCCGGCTGGAAAAAACTCTGGCTAAGCTGA
- a CDS encoding M17 family metallopeptidase, which yields MLASLQTCFELPDHAALAAMSHVLIALPASTDIPEDCPERALLLSTLARRRLDPEALADEPVMANSAEGGLRVWLMLDRKQSTFANHSLLCDGMTILLDEEPAAVDLLICSKTGDADWMAEQAGYVALANGTPLPNQKKKDAPRRLEQLNIRGVKPLPERPRSLAEGNLLARTLIALPPNSLTPSAYRTRIATLANENAWQVEEFDLSRLRTMGAGAFVSVAQGSEANDAAIVRISFISPQPQGHIALVGKGICFDTGGHNLKSAETMIGMHEDMAGSATVLGILLAATRLALPLRIDAWLALASNDISPRASRQGDVVTALDGTTIEIVHTDAEGRMVLADTLALAGRSEPDLMVDFGTLTYTMIQALGCRYSGVFASSDELAGLAVQAGSRSGERVACFPMDDDYEEALDSTQADICQCSLDDDAPDHIHAALFLKRFVGELPWLHVDLSAASCDDGLGAIATDQTGFGVAWGVQLLQDWLQTSR from the coding sequence ATGCTCGCCAGCCTGCAGACCTGTTTCGAACTGCCCGACCACGCCGCACTTGCGGCCATGAGTCACGTTCTTATCGCACTCCCGGCCAGCACCGACATTCCCGAAGACTGCCCCGAGCGCGCCCTGCTGCTCTCCACCCTTGCCCGCCGCCGGCTCGACCCCGAAGCGCTGGCCGACGAACCGGTCATGGCCAACTCGGCCGAAGGCGGCTTGCGTGTCTGGCTGATGCTCGACCGCAAGCAATCGACCTTCGCCAACCACAGCCTGCTGTGCGATGGCATGACGATTCTGCTCGACGAGGAGCCTGCTGCGGTCGACCTGCTGATTTGCAGCAAAACCGGCGATGCCGACTGGATGGCGGAACAGGCCGGCTATGTCGCGCTGGCCAACGGCACGCCGCTGCCCAACCAGAAAAAGAAGGATGCACCGCGCCGCCTCGAACAATTGAACATCCGGGGCGTCAAGCCACTCCCCGAACGCCCGCGTTCGCTGGCCGAAGGCAATCTGCTGGCCCGCACCCTGATTGCACTGCCGCCCAACAGCCTGACGCCCAGCGCCTACCGGACACGAATCGCCACGCTGGCCAACGAAAACGCCTGGCAAGTCGAGGAATTCGATCTCTCCCGCTTGCGGACCATGGGCGCCGGCGCCTTTGTCTCGGTCGCCCAGGGCAGCGAAGCCAACGACGCGGCGATTGTCCGCATTTCCTTCATCTCCCCGCAGCCGCAAGGCCACATCGCGCTGGTCGGCAAGGGAATCTGCTTCGATACCGGCGGCCACAATCTCAAATCGGCTGAGACCATGATCGGCATGCACGAAGACATGGCCGGCTCGGCCACCGTCCTCGGCATCCTGCTTGCCGCCACCAGGCTGGCACTGCCGCTGCGCATCGATGCCTGGCTGGCATTGGCCAGCAACGATATCTCGCCGCGTGCCAGCCGCCAGGGCGACGTCGTCACGGCGCTCGACGGCACGACCATCGAAATCGTGCATACGGATGCCGAAGGCCGCATGGTCCTGGCCGACACGCTGGCGCTGGCTGGGCGCAGCGAACCGGATCTGATGGTTGATTTCGGCACGCTGACCTACACCATGATCCAGGCCCTCGGCTGCCGCTATTCGGGCGTCTTTGCCAGCAGCGACGAACTCGCCGGCCTCGCCGTTCAAGCCGGCAGCCGCAGCGGCGAACGCGTCGCCTGCTTCCCGATGGACGACGATTACGAAGAAGCCCTCGACAGCACGCAGGCCGACATCTGCCAGTGCAGCCTCGACGACGATGCCCCGGACCACATTCACGCCGCACTTTTCCTCAAGCGCTTCGTCGGCGAACTCCCCTGGCTGCATGTCGATCTGTCGGCCGCCAGTTGTGACGACGGCCTCGGCGCCATTGCCACCGACCAGACCGGATTCGGCGTCGCCTGGGGCGTTCAGCTATTGCAGGATTGGCTGCAAACGAGCCGTTGA
- a CDS encoding DUF302 domain-containing protein: MFYIVESSKSFYEATFDLPPVVQRLGFVILNVQDTGEMLRRKEIDLDEECQVFDVCNYRQMEKILAIDIRLALTLPWRITVFTEDGATKLGIVRPASLTERPDENPVLARVLTEVEEKLIQIVDETR, from the coding sequence GTGTTTTATATCGTCGAAAGCAGCAAGTCATTCTACGAAGCCACCTTCGATTTGCCGCCGGTCGTTCAGCGTCTGGGCTTTGTCATCCTGAATGTGCAGGATACGGGCGAGATGCTGCGTCGCAAGGAAATCGACCTGGACGAGGAGTGCCAGGTTTTTGACGTGTGCAATTACCGCCAGATGGAAAAAATACTGGCCATCGACATCCGGCTGGCACTCACCCTGCCTTGGCGGATTACGGTATTTACCGAAGACGGCGCGACCAAGCTGGGGATCGTCCGGCCGGCGTCGCTTACCGAGCGTCCGGATGAAAACCCGGTTTTGGCCCGAGTGCTGACCGAAGTCGAGGAAAAGCTGATCCAGATTGTGGACGAGACCCGCTAG
- a CDS encoding LysR family transcriptional regulator, translating into MDRTAEMTAFVRAVELGGFTPAAREMGLTPSALSKLVSRLEDRLGVRLLTRSTRRQQMTAEGEAFFNRARPILSAIDEAEAEIAQAGQYPRGLLRLHCGSAFGMHQLTPAIPLFLEAYPDVELELTISDQLPGPGEDHFDLIVRIGALDDSSAIARRICNVERVICAAPAYLARCGTPRTPDDLQQHNCLWITSLPALRRWPFDTDDGVRVVHIGGNVVANNTETVLQLALAGVGITRLTDIVAGEALRSGALVPILTDWHHVEPVPLYATYPGGRHVSPKVRAMIDFLVDTFGQMPWRQAAAGR; encoded by the coding sequence ATGGATCGAACTGCGGAAATGACGGCTTTTGTCCGTGCCGTTGAACTGGGCGGATTTACCCCGGCGGCACGTGAGATGGGACTGACGCCTTCGGCGCTTTCGAAGCTGGTCAGCCGGCTGGAGGACCGACTGGGCGTGCGTTTGCTGACACGGAGTACGCGGCGCCAGCAAATGACGGCGGAGGGCGAAGCTTTTTTCAATCGCGCCCGACCGATCTTGAGTGCGATCGATGAAGCAGAGGCGGAAATCGCCCAGGCCGGTCAATATCCGCGCGGCCTGCTGCGCCTGCATTGTGGCTCCGCCTTTGGCATGCACCAACTGACGCCGGCCATTCCCCTGTTTCTTGAGGCTTATCCCGATGTCGAACTGGAACTGACGATCAGCGATCAGTTGCCGGGGCCGGGCGAAGACCATTTTGATCTGATCGTGCGCATCGGTGCGTTGGACGATTCTTCTGCCATCGCCCGGCGGATCTGTAATGTCGAGCGGGTGATTTGTGCCGCACCGGCTTATCTGGCGCGCTGTGGCACACCGCGTACGCCGGATGACCTGCAGCAGCACAACTGTCTGTGGATCACCAGTTTGCCTGCCTTGCGGCGCTGGCCTTTCGATACCGATGACGGCGTGCGCGTGGTGCACATTGGCGGCAATGTGGTTGCCAACAATACGGAAACCGTTCTCCAGCTGGCACTGGCCGGTGTCGGGATTACCCGGCTGACCGATATCGTTGCCGGAGAAGCCTTGCGCAGCGGGGCGCTGGTCCCGATTCTGACTGACTGGCACCACGTCGAGCCGGTACCGCTATATGCCACGTATCCCGGTGGTCGGCACGTTTCGCCCAAGGTCCGGGCGATGATCGATTTCCTGGTCGATACGTTCGGCCAGATGCCCTGGCGTCAGGCGGCGGCCGGCCGCTAG